In Drosophila bipectinata strain 14024-0381.07 chromosome 2R, DbipHiC1v2, whole genome shotgun sequence, one genomic interval encodes:
- the Vha36-2 gene encoding V-type proton ATPase subunit D 1: MAKRDILPIFPSRANSVLMKHRVAAGKRGVNLLKRKRDAIDMKLRDLKKNFGDMDELADDSIREAIFSMAKANLLGTDFKPQMVGSSRVATTYLRRTQQKIVGVTINVLELESKGGGAFPLAGLSCGGIQVNRIREAYLEALKSLTQVASLEYQIRMLEAASRQTNMRVNALEHVVIPILQNTYNYIQGELEEFEREDFYRLKRSQAKQLEAKMAFTELIKTKNMTDEELENYMRKGMAQHPVADTAFDDSDFQEEEVKRRMRTARLSLAERRDIEREEAQARGEKRRPSSYITTRSLIDAAGRKRDPRASSGDLYSTKRLLHASLSSFSNEKQPSKKGQEKKSQQEEEEEE; this comes from the coding sequence ATGGCCAAACGTGATATCCTGCCAATCTTTCCCTCGCGCGCCAACTCGGTGCTCATGAAGCATCGCGTGGCAGCCGGAAAGCGAGGAGTGAACCTTTTGAAGCGAAAACGCGACGCCATCGACATGAAGCTCCGGGATCTGAAAAAGAACTTTGGTGACATGGATGAGCTGGCGGACGACAGCATTCGGGAGGCGATATTCTCAATGGCGAAGGCCAATCTCCTGGGCACCGACTTCAAGCCACAAATGGTGGGCTCAAGCAGGGTGGCAACCACATATCTTCGTCGCACTCAACAGAAAATCGTGGGCGTGACCATAAACGTTCTCGAACTGGAGTCCAAGGGCGGAGGTGCCTTTCCCCTGGCAGGACTCAGCTGCGGAGGAATACAGGTTAACCGGATTCGTGAAGCCTATTTGGAAGCTCTGAAAAGCTTGACCCAAGTGGCCTCCTTAGAATACCAGATTCGCATGCTGGAGGCTGCCTCGCGTCAGACCAACATGAGAGTTAATGCCCTAGAGCACGTGGTGATACCCATTCTGCAAAACACCTACAACTACATCCAGGGCGAGTTGGAGGAGTTTGAGCGCGAGGACTTTTACCGACTGAAACGATCGCAGGCCAAGCAGTTGGAAGCCAAGATGGCCTTCACCGAGCTAATCAAGACCAAAAACATGACCGACGAGGAACTGGAAAACTACATGAGAAAGGGCATGGCCCAGCATCCGGTGGCGGACACCGCCTTTGACGACAGCGATTTCCAGGAAGAAGAGGTGAAGAGGAGGATGCGCACAGCTCGTCTATCCCTGGCCGAGAGACGCGACATTGAGCGCGAGGAAGCGCAGGCCCGTGGAGAGAAACGGAGGCCGTCATCCTATATTACCACCCGCAGTCTCATTGACGCTGCGGGACGGAAGCGGGATCCGAGGGCCAGCAGTGGTGATCTTTATAGCACCAAGCGATTGCTCCACGCCAGCTTATCCAGCTTTTCGAACGAAAAGCAGCCTAGTAAGAAaggtcaagaaaaaaagagtcaacaagaagaagaggaagaggaaTAA
- the LOC108118724 gene encoding uncharacterized protein encodes MKVLALIVSCLLILNLGSQLEARLLLTNGNGFYCLWTTKRTCSKTTPACVRIATDAAATTFSCKYYKSQCQFLLDTCKGTSIYGFGDSVDAQTYCTGKSITIGSTGVCT; translated from the exons ATGAAAGTCCTGGCTCTGATTGTGTCCTGCCTACTGATCCTTAATCTGGGCTCCCAGCTGGAGGCCAGACTGCTCCTGACCAACGGCAATGGCTTCTATTGTCTCTGGACCACAAAAAGGACATGCTCCAAAACCACTCCGGCTTGCGTTCGAATCGCAACGGACGCAGCTGCCACAACATTCTCGTGTAAATATTACAAGAGTCAGTGTCAGTTTCTGCTGGACACTTGCAAAGGCACCTCAA TTTATGGCTTTGGCGACTCAGTTGATGCTCAAACGTATTGTACAGGAAAAAGTATAACTATTGGAAGCACTGGAGTCTGCacctaa
- the LOC108118763 gene encoding dynein regulatory complex protein 10, producing the protein MDKTAERLVRLEGVERMLQMSMERIKIAMIIPKLLENPEELKRVLKGTRYEEVLEPIDNMIQYLGKQTGRSKLPHDHTTMRIVDFFLVNHRIHRFFPHLMRSLEDRDRQLLAAFHFLLESAHMHLHRSSRSEITKERKLHAIYHQNVDIQKKIKELKASLAFQKVIGKWKTAAKGIYLMKVEEDLANKKWQNNVAIQNEIEKCNRTMRIYHKGSLDRQKELEEELNAAREAYEKMTHKHLREEMELRSEKNKLLLQLQSILKKYDVSLGEKMRENIEQEDQYLEAKKALDEFMVLYRQEERVYKAVVVKREEEERRVQQQKLVIFMMNRAAAKIQKYWRKWKKEQRKKNKRMAKKGKKGK; encoded by the exons ATGG ATAAAACTGCCGAACGTCTGGTGAGATTGGAGGGGGTGGAGCGAATGCTCCAGATGTCCATGGAGCGCATAAAGATTGCAATGATCATTCCGAAACTCTTGGAGAATCCCGAGGAGCTCAAGCGTGTGCTGAAGGGCACTCGGTATGAGGAAGTCCTCGAACCCATCGACAACATGATCCAATACCTCGGCAAGCAGACAGGACGCTCTAAGCTGCCACACGATCACACCACCATGCGGATCGTGGACTTCTTTCTGGTGAATCACCGCATCCATCGGTTCTTTCCGCATCTGATGCGCTCGCTGGAGGATCGCGATCGCCAGCTGCTAGCTGCCTTCCACTTTCTCCTGGAAAGCGCCCACATGCACCTCCATCGATCCTCCCGAAGCGAGATTACCAAGGAAAGAAAGCTGCATGCCATCTACCATCAAAACGTCGATATTCAGAAGAAAATCAAGGAGCTTAAGGCCAGTCTGGCCTTTCAGAAGGTTATTGGAAAGTGGAAGACGGCCGCCAAAGGCATCTACTTGATGAAGGTAGAAGAGGACTTGGCCAACAAGAAGTGGCAAAATAATGTGGCTATTCAGAACGAAAT TGAAAAGTGCAACAGGACCATGAGAATCTACCACAAGGGAAGCCTGGACCGACAAAAGGAGCTGGAGGAAGAGCTGAACGCCGCCCGGGAGGCCTACGAAAAGATGACCCACAAGCATCTGCGTGAAGAGATGGAATTGAGAAGtgaaaa AAACAAGCTTCTTTTGCAACTTCAAAGTATACTTAAGAAGTATGATGTGAGCCTGGGCGAGAAGATGCGTGAGAACATAGAGCAGGAGGACCAGTACTTGGAAGCCAAGAAGGCCCTCGACGAATTCATGGTCCTATACCGCCAGGAGGAGCGCGTCTACAAGGCCGTGGTGGTGAAGCGAGAGGAAGAGGAGCGTCGTGTCCAGCAGCAGAAACTGGTGATTTTCATGATGAACCGGGCGGCGGCCAAGATCCAGAAATATTGGCGCAAATGGAAGAAGGAGCAGCGGAAGAAGAACAAGCGAATGGCCAAGAAGGGCAAGAAGGGGAAATAG